The Desulfobacterales bacterium region TATGGTTGATCCGGACAGCGGCCGGATCGTCGGTGTGGGGATATGCGGCCGTGATACGGAAGGGCTAATCTCCGAAGGAGTCTTGGCCATTGAAATGGGTGCTTTGGCTGAAGATATGGCCTTGAGCATTCATCCGCATCCAACCCTTTCAGAAACCGAGGGCGAAGCCGCTGAGATGTATCTGGGCAGCGCCACCCACATCCTCTCAAAAAAAATCCAGTCCTAGGTCAGTTGACATACAGATCATTTTCCCCTTGACATAAGTATAGTGAAGGCATATATTTAGTTTATTAGCATATACTAATATTGATTATGGACAAAGTCGAAAAGCTGGTTGACATATTTAAGGCCCTATCTGATCCGACGCGCCTACGATTGGTGAAGTTGCTAAATGACTGCCCGCCGGGGGTTTGCCAGGGCGGACCGCTATGCGTCAATGCGCTGGCGCACCAGCTCGGGGTGACCCAATCGGCTGTTTCGCAGCATTTGCGTATCTTGCGGCAGGCGGGTCTGGTAAATGGTGATCGCCGTGGGTCCTTTATGCACTATTCACTTGATCCGGATGGACTAAAAAAATACCGCGAAGCGCTGCGAGAAACCCTGGGCGATGATTTTGTAGCCGGTTGAGG contains the following coding sequences:
- a CDS encoding dihydrolipoyl dehydrogenase (E3 component of pyruvate and 2-oxoglutarate dehydrogenase complex; catalyzes the oxidation of dihydrolipoamide to lipoamide) → MVDPDSGRIVGVGICGRDTEGLISEGVLAIEMGALAEDMALSIHPHPTLSETEGEAAEMYLGSATHILSKKIQS
- a CDS encoding metalloregulator ArsR/SmtB family transcription factor; the protein is MDKVEKLVDIFKALSDPTRLRLVKLLNDCPPGVCQGGPLCVNALAHQLGVTQSAVSQHLRILRQAGLVNGDRRGSFMHYSLDPDGLKKYREALRETLGDDFVAG